A window of Nonomuraea angiospora genomic DNA:
CGCGGACGGGAACTCCGCCGCGCGCCAGGCACGCGTCAACACATACTCCCCGGACGCGTTGTCCAAGGCGCCGCCGAGCTCGCCGCTGCGCATCTGGATCGAGCCCGGACTCCACATCGATTCGACCCAGGCGGTGACCGTCTCCGCATCGAGCCCGGTCGTCGCGATCATCCCGGCGAGCAGCTCCTCCACGCTGAACGGAGCGGCGTAGTGGAGTCGGGCCACCCGGTGCTCTTGTTCCTCGGGCAGACCGATCCAGGCGCTCAGCCCGAGCGGGGCGGCCACCTCCTCGGCGAAGAACGTGCCCAGGGACTTGCCGGTGATCCGGCGTACGACCTCCCCGACCAGAAACCCGAACGTGACGGCGTGGTAGACGTGCTCGGTGCCCGGCTGCCACAGCGGCTTCTGCGCCTCGATCGCACGGATGACCGGGTGCCACGCGCACGCCTGCTCGAACGTCAGCGATCCGTCGACGAGCGGGAGACCGGCCTGGTGGGACAGCAGCCAGCGCACTTTGATCTGTTCCTTGCCGTTGGCGCCGAACTCCGGCCAGTACTGGGCCACCGGGGCGTCCAGATCCAGCTCACCGCGTTGTGCCAGCAGATGGGCGCAGATCGCGGTAGCGCCCTTCGTAGTGGATGCGACGTGGACGACGGTGTTCTTGCGCCACGGTCGGTTCGCCTCGCGATCGGCGAGCCCGCCCCACAGGTTGGCGACGGGGCGGCCGCCCACGTAGACGCTGCACGCCGCACCGACCTCGCCGGGGGCCTCGAAGTTCGCGCGGAACGCGTCAGCGAGCTTTCCCCAGCCTTCCGCCACACCGTGC
This region includes:
- a CDS encoding serine hydrolase domain-containing protein; the protein is MTAGQGRDNAFVSGGGDDLEHGVAEGWGKLADAFRANFEAPGEVGAACSVYVGGRPVANLWGGLADREANRPWRKNTVVHVASTTKGATAICAHLLAQRGELDLDAPVAQYWPEFGANGKEQIKVRWLLSHQAGLPLVDGSLTFEQACAWHPVIRAIEAQKPLWQPGTEHVYHAVTFGFLVGEVVRRITGKSLGTFFAEEVAAPLGLSAWIGLPEEQEHRVARLHYAAPFSVEELLAGMIATTGLDAETVTAWVESMWSPGSIQMRSGELGGALDNASGEYVLTRAWRAAEFPSANMLADAHSLARMYAATVSDVDGVRLLDPSTVERMTAVQTDKTRMYGLPPGLVIPADRSFYMSLGFWRACPPMPMVGPGSFGHPGSGGSIALGDPDAGVGFGYVTNLWNFRPDDPRASNLAKAVRSCLG